From Zea mays cultivar B73 chromosome 3, Zm-B73-REFERENCE-NAM-5.0, whole genome shotgun sequence:
TAAGACGTGCTCTCTCTATGCATACGTATATCGATGCAGTGGTATAAAGACAATTAAATgcatttcttggtctttgaacCAGAGGTGGTTACGCCTTATATACTGGAACAGAGGGAGTATATGATATGGATGTTCTAGCACGACTTCTCCCTTAGGCAGGAGGGACTTGAGGCCACCATGAACGCGAGCTCGTTAATGGTTCTCAATTTTTTTACCCGTCGTCATCTGCTAGGCAATTCACCTCGCTCTCGCCATTAGTGCCTACAATTTTATGTTCAGTTAATCATGTGGAGTTTAAGTGTCCTTTTGAGCTTACCAAATTTAATGATCGTATCGGATTAGGATCGAActatatttctattcatttttaaactaaaatttatttagagcCCTATTCTTTGATGATCCATTACAATTACTAAGTATGATGCATTACTAAGTATGATGGGGCTTGTCAGAGGTTTGGGTGAAGAAATGCCCAGTTATTATCTGCAACCGCAAATTTTCCCATTGCTCATATGGTTTGTTTTGTCGCTAATCATATTGATGAGCTCGTTGCAGTAGAATTGAACGCAAAATTATGTTTCCAGTATTTTCTCTCCAGTCCACAGCACAGCCACACACTACAATTAACATATCAGCATCGGACCGAATACACAAGATTTGTCAACTTGTCTTAAATAAATCCACATGCCATACTACAAAACTAAACAGTTGGCATGTATTAATTCAGGAAACACAAGCACGGTCCATCATCAGAGATTAAATTTGCTGTGCATCGGGACACAGCTATAAATAATCCAGGAAACAAGCATGGTTCTTCTCAAATTAAATTAAATTAAATGGAAGTGACGTAGCATGACTAGGATGGTGTCTAAATTACTCTTCTAACATGGCACCGGCTGCAAGGCTCCAGAACAGTTAGTTTAACTGTGGATGGAACTTTGTTCTCGATGTATGTCTTGATACCTGAGATCGCTTTGGAAACATCCATAAAAACATCAGGCGTGGGTAAACAACTTGTACACTTACCCTGACCACACCGATCCCCATAAAAGGTGTCCAGTGTAAGAAATTTCAGTGACACCGCATTCTCAAGAATATAACGTGTTAGTTCAAATAAGCTTTTCTCAGAGCTGAAACCACATATCTTCACACTCCTGAGGTGGCCATGGTGGTGCTCAGGTGTGTGCCTCAATTGTGGATGTGCAGAAATCGATTCATGGATCATGCCTTTCCCACTCACCTGATGATGAAAAAGATAACATGATTAAGCTAAATGGACAGAATGGTAAGATGAATTTACAGGACCAAATGAATTGACAGTGCCAACACCTTACATTTAATATAAAAGTCTCCAAGGAAGGAGACGCATCAAGGAAAGAAACCAAAGAGAAATAGTCAAATGCCTGGGTAatggttgttcctgatgacaaGCGAACGGTCAGGTGCTTAAGACAGAGGAATTTGGTAGGCAGCATTGGTGCATCAACAACCTGCACAAAAACACGC
This genomic window contains:
- the LOC100285790 gene encoding F-box domain containing protein, with the translated sequence MGKRKRSSCQRDNHNDSLASKIMRTRIPDLPEVVDAPMLPTKFLCLKHLTVRLSSGTTITQAFDYFSLVSFLDASPSLETFILNVSGKGMIHESISAHPQLRHTPEHHHGHLRSVKICGFSSEKSLFELTRYILENAVSLKFLTLDTFYGDRCGQGKCTSCLPTPDVFMDVSKAISGIKTYIENKVPSTVKLTVLEPCSRCHVRRVI